From Candidatus Delongbacteria bacterium, a single genomic window includes:
- a CDS encoding dicarboxylate/amino acid:cation symporter, producing MEVAKKKMGLTTQIFIGLIVGLIFGIILNIIIGKSSDGVVAFLNSYVIEGFLNVVGKLFINAIRMLVVPLVLVSLICGVAGIGDIKKLGRVGGKTLIFYLITTALAITLALIVASVINPGAGLALDTSASGVTAKEAPALSQVIINIVPSNPFKAMVDGEMLQVIFFAMLIGIAIAAVGKKVAGTLTLFEELNAIVMKMISLIMLTAPFGIFCLIAKVFATQGFAAFLPLLKYMITVMLVLIIHLLLVYTSALKLIGRLSPIIFFKKFYSTMLVAFSTSSSNATIPVTMSTVEKKMGTSRSIASFSIPFGATINMDGTAIMQGVAVVFIAQVYGINLTISDFLLVIATATLASVGTAGVPGVGLITLSMVLTQVGLPVEGIALIMGIDRLLDMSRTAVNISGDAIVALIVAKSEGEFDESVWNDPEAGLKDDYEELKDFNEKMNQNQEFIEKLENEYRNEEN from the coding sequence ATGGAAGTTGCAAAGAAAAAAATGGGTTTGACAACTCAAATCTTTATAGGATTAATTGTGGGTCTGATTTTTGGGATCATTTTGAATATCATCATTGGTAAAAGTAGTGATGGTGTTGTAGCTTTTTTGAATTCTTATGTGATTGAAGGTTTTTTGAATGTTGTCGGAAAACTATTCATCAATGCAATCAGGATGCTGGTAGTTCCACTTGTCCTAGTTTCTTTGATTTGCGGTGTTGCCGGTATTGGAGATATCAAAAAGCTAGGAAGAGTTGGTGGTAAAACTTTAATTTTCTATCTTATTACAACAGCCCTTGCAATTACATTAGCACTAATTGTTGCAAGTGTCATTAACCCTGGTGCAGGCTTAGCTCTAGATACTAGTGCATCTGGTGTAACAGCTAAAGAAGCTCCTGCTCTGTCTCAAGTAATAATAAATATTGTTCCTTCAAATCCATTTAAAGCTATGGTTGATGGCGAAATGTTACAGGTAATCTTTTTCGCAATGCTAATCGGTATAGCAATCGCAGCTGTAGGAAAAAAAGTTGCTGGAACGCTTACTTTATTTGAAGAGTTAAATGCCATAGTAATGAAGATGATTTCATTGATAATGTTAACAGCTCCTTTTGGTATTTTCTGCCTAATTGCCAAAGTTTTTGCAACTCAAGGTTTCGCAGCATTTTTACCTCTGTTAAAATACATGATCACAGTAATGCTAGTATTGATAATTCATCTACTTCTAGTTTATACAAGTGCTCTAAAACTTATTGGTAGACTTAGTCCGATTATTTTCTTTAAAAAGTTTTACTCAACTATGCTAGTAGCTTTTTCAACTTCAAGCAGTAATGCTACTATTCCTGTAACAATGAGTACAGTTGAGAAAAAAATGGGTACTTCAAGAAGTATAGCTTCATTTTCAATACCATTTGGTGCTACAATAAATATGGATGGAACCGCGATCATGCAGGGTGTCGCAGTTGTATTTATTGCTCAAGTATATGGCATAAATTTAACTATTTCAGATTTTCTTCTGGTAATAGCTACAGCAACTCTTGCTTCAGTTGGAACGGCAGGTGTTCCTGGAGTAGGCTTAATTACCCTGTCTATGGTTCTGACCCAAGTTGGATTACCTGTTGAAGGTATCGCTCTAATTATGGGTATTGATAGACTTCTAGATATGTCAAGAACAGCAGTTAATATTTCTGGAGATGCAATAGTTGCTCTTATTGTCGCAAAAAGTGAAGGTGAATTCGATGAGTCAGTCTGGAATGATCCTGAAGCTGGATTGAAAGATGATTACGAAGAATTGAAAGATTTCAATGAAAAAATGAATCAGAATCAAGAGTTTATTGAAAAACTTGAAAATGAATATCGAAATGAAGAGAATTAA